The following coding sequences are from one Candidatus Aminicenantes bacterium window:
- a CDS encoding molybdopterin-dependent oxidoreductase, with translation MSAYSGLSRPRSAWEARLDRREFLKRLGGGIIVFVAAGDPLFPGQEPARLQGGGRGLPSDFNAFLRLGADGRVTCFTGKIEQGQGANTALPLMLAEELEIDPAAVDMVMGDTDLCPYDMGTFGSQTIRSFGPALRAAAAEARAVLLELASERLRTPLDRLQARSGFIVDKTQPANRVSYGELAQGRTIERHVTPKPPLKPPAEFKVMGRPAMRRDAVAKATGAAMYSGDIRVPGMLYARILRPPAHGAKLVRLDLSGAEKIAGAKVIQDADLIAVVHERPDRAAAALDAVKAEWEAPETGLNEANIFDHLVKNAPQGRAVAQAGDLAEGAKAATQSFDETFTNAYVAHAPMEPHTALVELKDGRARVWASTQAPFRLKDEMAQALGVPAAKVHVIMPYVGGGFGGKSRNLQAVQAARLVKATGRPVQVAWSREDEFFYDTFRPAAVVKIKSGLSAAGRIVFWDYEVFYAGERSSQQFYDIPNHRTVVRGEWSGGGASAHPFDVGAWRAPASNTNTFARESQIDIMAVRAGRDPLEFRLAHLANPRLARVLNAAAAAFDWKPAPTPAAAAGRGRGRGLACADYLGTYIATMAEVEVDPATGRVRVERMTCAHDSGVAVNPEGMRLQIEGCLTMGLGYALSEEVRFKNRQVLDLNYDTYELPRFTWLPRIESVLVDSPEVPISGGGEPAIITVGAVLANAVYDAMGARLRHLPMTPARIKESLGGAK, from the coding sequence ATGAGCGCCTATTCGGGCCTTAGCCGCCCTCGCTCCGCTTGGGAAGCGAGGCTGGATCGCCGCGAGTTCCTCAAGCGGCTGGGCGGCGGCATCATCGTCTTCGTCGCCGCCGGCGATCCTCTTTTCCCGGGCCAGGAGCCGGCCCGCCTGCAGGGCGGAGGGCGCGGCCTGCCGTCGGACTTCAACGCCTTCCTGCGCCTCGGCGCCGACGGCCGGGTGACCTGCTTCACCGGCAAGATCGAGCAGGGCCAGGGCGCCAACACCGCCCTGCCGCTGATGTTGGCCGAGGAGCTGGAGATCGACCCTGCCGCCGTGGATATGGTCATGGGCGACACCGACCTCTGCCCCTACGACATGGGGACGTTCGGATCGCAGACCATCCGGTCGTTCGGGCCGGCTTTGCGGGCGGCCGCGGCCGAAGCCCGGGCGGTCCTGTTGGAGCTGGCGTCGGAACGGCTGCGCACGCCCCTCGACCGGCTCCAGGCCCGATCCGGTTTTATCGTCGATAAAACCCAGCCGGCGAATAGAGTGTCTTACGGCGAGCTGGCCCAAGGCCGGACGATCGAGCGGCATGTCACGCCGAAGCCGCCGCTCAAGCCGCCGGCGGAATTCAAAGTCATGGGTCGGCCGGCCATGCGGCGGGATGCCGTCGCCAAGGCGACGGGGGCGGCGATGTACTCGGGCGATATCCGCGTTCCCGGGATGCTTTACGCCCGCATCCTGCGGCCTCCGGCCCACGGCGCCAAGCTGGTGCGCCTGGACCTCTCCGGAGCGGAAAAGATCGCCGGCGCCAAAGTCATCCAAGACGCCGATCTGATCGCCGTCGTTCACGAGCGTCCCGACCGGGCCGCAGCCGCGTTGGACGCCGTTAAGGCCGAATGGGAGGCCCCGGAGACGGGCCTGAACGAGGCCAACATCTTCGATCATCTGGTCAAGAATGCCCCGCAGGGGAGGGCGGTCGCCCAAGCCGGCGACTTGGCCGAGGGGGCGAAAGCCGCGACCCAATCGTTCGACGAGACCTTCACCAACGCCTATGTCGCCCATGCCCCGATGGAGCCGCATACCGCGCTGGTCGAGCTCAAGGACGGCCGGGCCAGGGTCTGGGCCTCGACCCAGGCCCCGTTCCGGCTGAAAGACGAGATGGCCCAAGCGCTGGGCGTCCCCGCGGCTAAAGTCCATGTGATCATGCCGTATGTCGGCGGCGGGTTCGGCGGCAAGAGCCGCAACCTGCAGGCCGTCCAGGCCGCCCGGCTGGTCAAGGCGACCGGAAGGCCCGTGCAGGTGGCCTGGAGCCGCGAGGACGAATTCTTCTACGACACTTTTCGCCCCGCGGCGGTGGTCAAGATCAAGTCGGGGCTCTCGGCCGCCGGCCGGATCGTTTTCTGGGATTACGAAGTCTTCTATGCCGGCGAGCGCAGCTCCCAGCAGTTCTATGACATCCCCAATCATCGCACGGTCGTGCGGGGCGAATGGAGCGGGGGAGGAGCGAGCGCCCACCCGTTCGACGTAGGCGCCTGGCGGGCGCCGGCCAGCAACACCAATACCTTCGCCCGCGAGAGCCAGATCGACATCATGGCCGTCCGGGCCGGTCGCGACCCGCTCGAGTTCCGGCTGGCCCATCTGGCCAACCCGCGGCTGGCCCGCGTTCTGAACGCCGCCGCGGCCGCGTTCGATTGGAAGCCCGCCCCGACTCCGGCCGCGGCTGCAGGCCGGGGGCGGGGGCGCGGCTTGGCCTGCGCGGATTACCTGGGGACCTATATCGCCACCATGGCCGAGGTCGAGGTTGACCCCGCGACCGGCCGGGTCCGGGTGGAGCGGATGACCTGCGCCCACGATTCCGGCGTCGCCGTCAACCCGGAAGGCATGCGCCTGCAGATCGAGGGCTGCCTGACGATGGGGCTGGGCTATGCCTTGAGCGAGGAAGTCCGGTTCAAGAATCGGCAGGTGCTGGACCTCAATTACGACACCTACGAGCTGCCCCGTTTCACCTGGCTGCCCAGGATCGAGTCCGTCCTCGTCGACTCGCCCGAGGTCCCGATCTCAGGCGGCGGCGAACCGGCCATCATCACGGTCGGGGCCGTCCTGGCCAACGCCGTCTACGACGCGATGGGGGCGCGCCTGCGCCATCTCCCGATGACCCCGGCTCGGATCAAGGAGAGCCTCGGCGGCGCCAAATGA
- the rpsB gene encoding 30S ribosomal protein S2: MVSVSMKELLEAGVHFGHQTKRWNPKMKEFIYGQRNGIYIIDLQKTIKVFKEALQFVKGLAGEGREILFVGTKKQAQDIIRDAATKCGSSYVNQRWLGGLLTNFKVIRGSIDKLVELDEMREDGRWDLLSKKEQSRMEKVYRKLSKNLGGIKTMTRMPGAMFVIDSSNEEIALLEATKMNIPIVAIVDTNGDPENLAYPIPGNDDAVRAIELFTNKMAEAIMEGRKARVEKDMLEDKKSGDAAADADEAASA; encoded by the coding sequence GTGGTTTCAGTTTCGATGAAAGAGCTTTTGGAGGCGGGAGTCCACTTCGGACATCAGACCAAGCGCTGGAACCCCAAGATGAAGGAATTCATCTACGGCCAGCGCAACGGGATCTATATCATCGACCTGCAGAAGACGATCAAGGTCTTCAAAGAGGCCCTGCAGTTCGTCAAAGGCCTGGCCGGCGAGGGGCGCGAGATTCTCTTTGTCGGGACCAAGAAACAGGCTCAGGACATCATTCGCGACGCCGCCACCAAGTGCGGCTCGAGCTACGTCAACCAGCGCTGGCTGGGCGGCCTGCTGACCAACTTCAAGGTCATCCGCGGCTCGATCGACAAGCTGGTCGAGCTGGACGAGATGCGCGAGGACGGCCGCTGGGATTTGCTGAGCAAGAAAGAGCAATCCCGGATGGAGAAGGTCTACCGCAAGCTGTCCAAGAACCTGGGCGGCATCAAGACCATGACCCGGATGCCCGGGGCCATGTTCGTCATCGACTCCTCCAACGAGGAGATCGCCCTGCTGGAGGCCACGAAGATGAACATCCCCATCGTGGCTATCGTCGATACCAACGGCGACCCCGAAAACCTGGCCTACCCCATCCCCGGCAACGACGACGCCGTCCGGGCCATCGAGCTGTTCACCAACAAAATGGCCGAAGCCATCATGGAGGGCCGCAAGGCCCGGGTGGAAAAAGACATGCTCGAGGACAAGAAGAGCGGCGACGCCGCCGCCGATGCCGACGAAGCCGCTTCGGCCTGA
- a CDS encoding tetratricopeptide repeat protein has product MSDKRTSRALVAALALLLVFAAFGCQKLSVKKLTANFHFNKANALFIDNKYSKAIVEYKTALGNNPDLKEAYRFLGESYKALYVPAKETAENKERAAEALKALQKAFEIDPNNKDVIYSLGDMFDKLRDFDNAEKMYLRIIDLEPGNMNNYYIIAEFYKRYASEKKELKEKAEQMYMRRIETDPMNVQGYAYMANYFDQLSATEFKDKFDNALAFHMMRKQLEPASAEIFYTIGVNRFNKAYQLQNFLSDSDKIAAAADAEKNLLKAIEIDANFPDAYAYMKILYLNVHAKLYPEKEGRYQEEANRYGDKFMEARTRQLERMKLEKELKKTG; this is encoded by the coding sequence ATGTCGGATAAACGGACGTCCCGCGCTCTCGTCGCGGCGCTGGCGCTCCTGCTGGTCTTCGCCGCCTTCGGCTGCCAGAAGCTGAGCGTCAAAAAGCTGACCGCGAATTTTCATTTTAACAAGGCCAACGCCCTCTTCATCGACAACAAGTACAGCAAGGCCATTGTCGAGTACAAAACGGCTCTGGGCAACAACCCCGACCTGAAGGAAGCCTATCGCTTCCTGGGCGAGAGCTACAAGGCCCTTTATGTCCCGGCCAAGGAAACGGCCGAGAACAAGGAGCGGGCCGCGGAAGCCCTCAAGGCCCTCCAAAAGGCCTTCGAGATCGACCCCAACAACAAGGACGTCATCTACTCGCTCGGCGACATGTTCGACAAGCTGCGCGACTTCGACAACGCCGAGAAGATGTACCTGCGGATCATCGATCTGGAACCCGGCAACATGAACAACTACTACATCATCGCCGAGTTCTACAAGCGCTACGCCTCCGAAAAGAAAGAGCTCAAGGAGAAGGCGGAGCAGATGTACATGCGGCGCATCGAGACGGACCCTATGAACGTCCAGGGCTACGCCTATATGGCCAACTACTTCGACCAGCTGAGCGCGACCGAGTTCAAGGACAAGTTCGACAACGCCTTGGCCTTCCACATGATGCGCAAGCAGCTCGAGCCCGCCTCGGCCGAGATCTTCTACACCATCGGCGTCAACCGGTTCAACAAGGCCTACCAGCTTCAGAACTTCCTGTCCGACTCCGATAAGATCGCCGCCGCCGCCGACGCCGAGAAGAACCTGCTCAAGGCCATCGAGATCGACGCCAACTTCCCGGACGCCTACGCCTACATGAAGATTCTCTACCTCAACGTCCACGCCAAGCTCTATCCCGAGAAGGAAGGACGCTACCAGGAAGAGGCCAACCGCTACGGCGACAAGTTCATGGAAGCCCGCACCCGCCAGCTCGAACGCATGAAGCTGGAGAAGGAGCTCAAGAAGACGGGCTGA
- a CDS encoding MerR family transcriptional regulator codes for MTYTVKKLADLAGVSPRTLRYYDRIGLLTPDAVGANGYRYYGEKSVLRLQQILFYRELDLPLVEIKTLMGQRGFSAQRALRGHREALLGRVTRLQRLIRTVDDTILYLQGEKPMTKKQLFEPFSEETQEAYAKRAEEMYDPETVRASNRKWKAYSQAERKRIMDEGNAVYADLIAAIPEGPAGPAVQACIARWHKHLQYFWAPNRDQLLGLAALYNDSPEFRANFNALDPRLAPFMREAVAVYVERMG; via the coding sequence GTGACCTACACCGTCAAGAAGCTGGCCGACCTGGCCGGAGTCAGCCCGCGCACCCTGCGCTATTACGACCGGATCGGGCTCCTTACGCCGGACGCCGTCGGCGCCAACGGCTACCGGTATTACGGGGAGAAATCGGTCCTGCGCCTGCAGCAGATTCTTTTTTACCGCGAGCTGGACCTGCCCTTGGTCGAAATCAAGACGCTTATGGGCCAGCGCGGCTTTTCGGCCCAGCGGGCCCTGCGAGGGCACCGCGAGGCCCTGCTCGGCCGGGTCACTCGGCTCCAACGCCTGATTCGGACGGTGGACGACACGATCCTGTACCTGCAAGGAGAGAAACCGATGACCAAGAAGCAATTGTTCGAGCCGTTCAGCGAAGAGACGCAGGAGGCTTATGCCAAACGGGCCGAGGAAATGTACGACCCGGAGACCGTGCGGGCGTCCAATCGGAAGTGGAAGGCCTATAGCCAAGCCGAGAGAAAGAGGATCATGGACGAAGGGAACGCGGTTTACGCCGACCTGATCGCTGCGATCCCGGAGGGCCCGGCGGGCCCTGCGGTCCAAGCCTGCATCGCCCGCTGGCACAAGCACCTGCAATACTTCTGGGCACCGAACCGGGATCAATTATTGGGCCTGGCCGCGCTGTACAACGATTCGCCGGAGTTCCGGGCCAATTTCAATGCCCTGGACCCGCGCCTGGCCCCCTTCATGCGGGAAGCCGTGGCGGTATACGTCGAACGGATGGGATAA
- the tsf gene encoding translation elongation factor Ts, giving the protein MANVTAEQVKELRERTGIGMMECKKALDEAGCHMDKAIEILRKKGYARAKDKAERIANEGLIGSYIHMTGKIGVLLEVNCETDFVARNEEFKELVKNIAMHIAAAAPKYVAPADVPAEILEQERAIAREQFKDSKKPPEIIEKIIEGKLTKFYEEVCLLEQTYVRDDKVKIKDLVVQFVAKFKENTKIGRFARFEIKK; this is encoded by the coding sequence ATGGCAAATGTCACCGCCGAACAGGTCAAGGAGCTGCGCGAGCGCACCGGGATCGGCATGATGGAATGCAAGAAAGCCCTGGACGAGGCCGGCTGTCACATGGACAAGGCCATCGAGATCCTGCGCAAGAAGGGCTACGCCCGGGCCAAGGATAAGGCCGAGCGGATCGCCAACGAGGGCCTGATCGGATCCTATATCCACATGACCGGCAAGATCGGCGTTCTGCTCGAGGTCAACTGCGAAACCGACTTCGTGGCCCGCAACGAGGAGTTCAAGGAGCTGGTCAAGAATATCGCCATGCATATCGCGGCCGCGGCCCCCAAGTACGTGGCCCCGGCCGACGTTCCGGCCGAGATCCTGGAGCAGGAACGGGCCATCGCCCGCGAGCAGTTCAAGGACTCCAAGAAACCGCCCGAGATCATCGAGAAGATCATCGAGGGCAAGCTGACCAAGTTCTACGAGGAAGTCTGCCTCCTCGAGCAGACCTACGTCCGCGACGACAAGGTCAAGATCAAGGACCTCGTCGTTCAGTTCGTCGCCAAATTCAAGGAAAACACCAAGATCGGGCGCTTCGCCCGGTTCGAAATCAAGAAGTGA
- the rpsI gene encoding 30S ribosomal protein S9 — protein MSLIQYYGTGKRKTAVARVFLRSGKGDLTLFVKKRPRPFDEYFHTESHRLAIRQPLQMTATDDKFDVFMRVEGGGVHAQAEAVRLGIVRALIEFNRELKPVLKAAGMVTRDARIKERKKYGLLGARKAPQYHKR, from the coding sequence TTGAGTCTCATCCAGTATTACGGCACAGGCAAGCGCAAAACCGCCGTGGCCCGGGTCTTCCTGCGGTCGGGCAAGGGCGATCTGACGCTGTTCGTCAAGAAGCGGCCGCGGCCCTTCGACGAGTACTTTCACACCGAATCGCACCGGCTGGCCATCCGGCAGCCGCTCCAGATGACGGCGACCGACGATAAGTTCGATGTCTTCATGCGGGTCGAGGGCGGCGGCGTGCACGCCCAGGCCGAGGCCGTCCGGTTGGGCATCGTCCGGGCCCTGATCGAGTTCAACCGCGAGCTCAAGCCGGTCCTCAAGGCGGCCGGTATGGTCACCCGCGACGCGCGGATCAAAGAACGCAAGAAGTACGGATTGCTGGGCGCCCGCAAAGCTCCGCAGTACCACAAACGCTAA
- a CDS encoding (2Fe-2S)-binding protein — MIEAIPLTLNGKPVRLEADGERPLLWVLRTDLGLTGAKHGCGVGLCGACTVLVDDAAARSCQLRLKDVRGKRVVTIEGLAGPDGTLHPLQKAFVEHDAMQCGFCTPGMILTALAFLKKNPKPTREAVLRGLDDNICRCGAHTRIVQAVLDAAPRMAGGNR; from the coding sequence ATGATCGAAGCCATCCCATTGACGCTCAACGGCAAGCCTGTCCGGCTGGAGGCTGACGGCGAACGGCCTCTGCTTTGGGTCCTGCGGACCGATCTGGGCCTGACCGGGGCCAAGCATGGCTGCGGCGTCGGCCTGTGCGGCGCCTGCACGGTCCTAGTGGACGACGCGGCGGCCCGCTCCTGCCAGCTCCGGCTGAAGGACGTCCGCGGCAAGCGGGTCGTCACGATCGAGGGGTTGGCCGGGCCGGACGGAACGCTTCACCCCCTGCAGAAGGCCTTCGTCGAGCACGACGCCATGCAGTGCGGCTTCTGCACGCCCGGCATGATTCTGACCGCTTTGGCCTTCCTAAAAAAGAATCCCAAGCCTACCCGGGAGGCCGTGCTGCGCGGGCTGGATGACAACATCTGCCGCTGCGGCGCCCACACTCGAATCGTCCAGGCCGTCTTGGACGCCGCACCCCGGATGGCGGGAGGAAATCGATGA
- the rplM gene encoding 50S ribosomal protein L13 — MKTFVPKKGDIERKWWILNAEGKVLGRLATEAAVLLRGKHKPMFAAFVDTGDFVVVINAAKIVVTGKKAADKEYYSHSGYPGGLKTEVLQDLLASKPEEVIKRAVWGMIPKNKLGRAVYKKLKVYPGAEHPHVAQNPQEHRF, encoded by the coding sequence ATGAAGACTTTTGTCCCAAAAAAGGGCGACATCGAAAGGAAATGGTGGATCCTCAACGCCGAAGGCAAGGTGCTGGGCCGGCTGGCCACCGAGGCGGCCGTGCTGCTGCGGGGCAAGCATAAGCCCATGTTCGCGGCCTTCGTCGACACGGGTGACTTCGTCGTCGTGATCAACGCGGCCAAGATCGTCGTGACGGGCAAAAAGGCCGCCGACAAGGAATACTATTCCCACTCCGGGTACCCGGGCGGGTTGAAAACCGAAGTCCTGCAGGACCTCCTGGCCAGCAAGCCGGAAGAGGTCATCAAGCGCGCCGTGTGGGGCATGATCCCCAAGAACAAGCTCGGCCGGGCGGTCTACAAGAAGCTCAAGGTCTATCCTGGCGCCGAGCATCCGCATGTGGCGCAAAATCCCCAGGAACACCGGTTTTGA
- the pyrH gene encoding UMP kinase: MDSPRPAYDRVLLKLSGESLLGKLAFGIDIVTASHVAREIKELHGLGVQVALMIGGGNIFRGVRGTGEGMDRASADQMGMMATIINGIALHDALEKEGVPTRHMSALEIRAVAEPFIRRRAIRHLEKGRVVIFTAGLGSPYFTTDTAAALRALEIRAQVILKATKVDGVYTADPLIDKTAKRFASIRYMDVLKRGLKVMDATAISLCKDNNLPIIVFSLRKSGNIKRAVLGQVVGTRVY; encoded by the coding sequence ATGGACTCGCCGCGCCCCGCTTACGATCGCGTCCTGCTGAAGCTGTCGGGCGAGTCCCTGCTGGGCAAGCTGGCCTTCGGCATCGACATCGTCACCGCCTCCCACGTGGCCCGCGAAATCAAGGAATTGCACGGCTTGGGGGTTCAGGTCGCGCTTATGATCGGAGGCGGCAACATCTTCCGCGGCGTGCGGGGCACGGGCGAAGGGATGGACCGGGCTTCGGCCGACCAGATGGGCATGATGGCCACCATCATCAACGGCATCGCCCTCCATGACGCCCTGGAAAAAGAAGGCGTCCCGACCCGGCACATGTCGGCCCTGGAGATCCGGGCCGTGGCCGAGCCGTTCATCCGGCGGCGGGCCATCCGCCACCTCGAAAAGGGCCGGGTCGTCATTTTCACCGCCGGACTGGGCAGCCCCTACTTCACCACCGACACCGCGGCCGCGCTGCGGGCCCTGGAGATTCGGGCCCAGGTCATTCTCAAGGCCACCAAGGTCGACGGCGTCTACACGGCCGATCCGCTGATCGACAAGACGGCCAAGCGGTTCGCCTCCATTCGCTACATGGACGTCCTCAAGCGGGGCCTCAAGGTCATGGACGCCACGGCCATCTCGCTGTGCAAGGACAACAACCTGCCGATCATCGTCTTCAGCCTGCGCAAGTCCGGCAATATCAAGCGGGCCGTCCTGGGCCAGGTGGTCGGCACCCGGGTGTACTGA
- the frr gene encoding ribosome recycling factor yields the protein MVKDVLKDLEKKMKASLEHFRKELGRVRTGRANLGIFEDIKVDYYGVATPVNQMAKIGIPDPTLITVQPYDHSLLEGIDKAIRAAGLGLNPLNDGKLLKIPVPPLDEERRREIVKGVKKMLEDEKTALRNMRRETKDFIEELEKEKEISEDDRFKGLEDLQKITDDFTKKTEEAVAAKEKDIMQV from the coding sequence ATGGTCAAAGACGTGCTGAAAGATCTCGAAAAGAAGATGAAGGCCTCGCTCGAGCACTTCCGCAAGGAGCTCGGCCGGGTCCGAACGGGCCGGGCCAACCTGGGCATCTTCGAGGACATCAAGGTCGACTACTACGGCGTCGCCACCCCCGTCAACCAGATGGCCAAGATCGGCATCCCCGACCCGACCCTGATCACCGTCCAGCCCTACGACCACAGCCTGTTGGAGGGCATCGACAAGGCTATCCGGGCGGCCGGGCTGGGCCTCAACCCGCTCAATGACGGCAAGCTCCTCAAGATCCCCGTGCCGCCGCTGGACGAAGAGCGCCGGCGGGAGATCGTCAAGGGCGTCAAGAAGATGCTCGAGGACGAGAAGACCGCCCTGCGCAACATGCGGCGCGAGACCAAGGACTTCATCGAAGAGCTGGAGAAGGAAAAGGAGATCAGCGAGGACGACCGGTTCAAGGGCCTCGAGGACCTCCAGAAGATCACCGACGACTTCACCAAGAAGACCGAGGAAGCCGTCGCGGCCAAAGAAAAAGACATCATGCAGGTTTGA
- a CDS encoding amidohydrolase family protein yields the protein MILPRLHRFGAFAAAVLLSASAGRAAPGPAVSLAIIKARVWTGNPQRPWAEALAVQDGRITAVGSNGEIRAVTGPETRIIDAGGCSVLPGLIDAHFHLLDLNTTGGVAPLSLRYMAGKKEFSEAVAAYARTVPPGEWIFGEGWDERKWGGELPTRDWIDGATPRNPVWLLRGRGEAGLANAAALEAAGIGRDTRGSPPEGIVRDRTGLPTGLIWGGPMELMDAVLAERAGEQAGKSSEAIMARLASWGVTSVQHSGNWQELLIFQRLRRENRLLVRIYAAVPLPAWTRLRDYVQAHGRGDAWLRWGALKLFKMSWTQAPVLDRSGRPDRWSSLPTEAEVYGWFEGATLAGLPIMVHAGGFEILKIFNRVNDSVHPRDPRFRIEHAHNVPPEWIRLYAAAHVIASVQPPLLAAFDRGEGGGPPPKDLFPCRRLLDAGVKIVFGTDSVTATPLMSPFEVIALAMARPGPDGRRLTREQCLTAYTRDAAFAEFSEADKGTLEPGKLADLILLDRDLFRSPAETLPSVRVLMTVIDGRIVHEAGSEPGGLR from the coding sequence ATGATCCTCCCGCGTCTCCACAGGTTCGGCGCCTTCGCGGCGGCCGTCCTGCTTTCGGCCTCCGCAGGCCGAGCCGCGCCCGGTCCGGCCGTATCCCTGGCGATTATCAAGGCCCGGGTCTGGACGGGAAACCCGCAAAGGCCTTGGGCCGAGGCCCTCGCCGTTCAAGACGGACGGATCACCGCCGTCGGCTCGAACGGCGAGATCCGGGCCGTAACGGGGCCGGAGACGCGGATCATCGACGCCGGTGGATGCTCGGTCCTGCCCGGCTTGATTGACGCCCACTTCCATCTTCTTGACTTGAATACGACCGGAGGTGTTGCGCCCCTGAGCCTCCGCTACATGGCCGGGAAAAAGGAATTCAGCGAGGCGGTGGCGGCGTATGCCCGGACCGTTCCGCCCGGGGAGTGGATCTTCGGTGAAGGCTGGGACGAACGCAAATGGGGCGGCGAGCTCCCGACGCGGGACTGGATCGACGGCGCCACGCCGCGGAATCCGGTCTGGTTGCTGCGGGGGCGCGGCGAGGCGGGTTTGGCTAACGCGGCGGCGCTCGAGGCGGCCGGGATCGGTCGGGATACCCGAGGCAGTCCTCCCGAGGGAATCGTTCGGGACCGGACCGGTCTCCCGACGGGGTTGATTTGGGGCGGACCGATGGAGCTCATGGATGCCGTTCTGGCCGAACGGGCCGGGGAGCAAGCCGGGAAGTCGTCGGAAGCGATCATGGCTCGCCTGGCCTCCTGGGGCGTGACTTCGGTTCAACATTCCGGAAACTGGCAGGAGCTCCTCATTTTCCAGCGGCTGCGCCGGGAGAATCGCCTGCTTGTTCGGATCTATGCCGCCGTCCCGCTGCCGGCCTGGACGCGGCTGCGGGACTACGTCCAAGCGCACGGGCGGGGCGATGCCTGGCTTCGCTGGGGCGCGCTCAAGCTGTTTAAAATGTCCTGGACTCAGGCTCCCGTCCTCGACCGTTCGGGCCGTCCGGACCGCTGGTCCAGTCTGCCCACGGAGGCCGAAGTCTACGGCTGGTTCGAAGGCGCGACGCTGGCCGGGCTCCCGATCATGGTCCATGCCGGCGGTTTCGAGATCCTTAAAATCTTCAATCGAGTCAACGACTCCGTCCATCCGCGGGATCCCCGGTTTCGCATCGAACACGCCCATAATGTGCCGCCGGAGTGGATTCGTCTTTACGCTGCGGCGCACGTCATCGCCAGCGTCCAACCGCCCCTGTTGGCCGCTTTCGACCGCGGGGAGGGCGGCGGCCCGCCGCCCAAGGACTTATTCCCCTGCCGGCGTCTGCTCGATGCCGGTGTCAAGATTGTTTTTGGGACGGATTCGGTGACGGCCACGCCCTTGATGTCTCCCTTTGAGGTCATCGCTCTGGCCATGGCCCGCCCGGGGCCGGACGGCCGGCGGCTGACCCGCGAGCAGTGTCTGACCGCCTACACCCGCGATGCGGCTTTTGCCGAGTTCTCCGAGGCGGACAAAGGCACGTTGGAGCCGGGCAAGCTGGCGGATTTGATTCTTCTCGATCGCGACCTTTTTCGATCACCAGCCGAAACCCTCCCGTCCGTCCGGGTCCTGATGACCGTTATCGATGGACGGATCGTCCATGAGGCCGGATCGGAGCCCGGCGGCCTACGGTGA